ctacaagtaaggtgagtcaacatgtttttttctacttacacacacacacacacacacacacacacacacacacacacacacacacacacacacacacacacacacacacacacacacacacacacacacacacacacacacacacacacacacacacacacacacacacacacacacacacacacacacactagtaccaTGTAAAGCCAAATTATATTTAGCttatgttgattggactaaattgtttttggtatcctTTAGTTGTCACGgaattagactaagcataggtgatttgtTTGTTTCATTCAATATGCTTTGTGGTCTTCAccagacagaggttgctctctggttttgtgatgaaacaaaagtcTGGTTGagtttattctgccactgtgtcttctcattgtctcagcctttaggcctacagtatatatcacagtgtcaaggcatatgaactaacaggttacagagcaaacaatgcaattatcacaacatatAGGCTATAATATGCCGTTGTACCCATGCTGGACTATAAAGACTTGTAAATTCAATGTGAGTATTGATGGTcatgtgcagacagacagagctcagCAAAGACACAAGTGTGAGACTGCGAGATTGGAGAAGCATATCAACGTCGCCCGGATTTATGGAGACTTTATATGTGCCCGTGAACGTGCAGCCCACCTTCCCACAGGTCCACGGTCTGGAAGATGTCTGTGGTGAGTACTCCGTAGGCCTCGGCAGCCTGCAGGAACTGGGAGATCTTCTCCATCTGCTTAAAGGCCATCTGGGTCTCCAGAATCTTCTTGATGGGCTCATTACCACACGGGTATAGGCTATTGATGAGCCTACACAGaatctacagggaggaggagagaacggtGGAGTAAGGGCAATACAGATACATGGATAAAGAAGAGAAGAagtagagggaggaaagaagaggttgatcaatgaaaagagagagagagaaacaaaaataAAGGCAGAGGGGAGCATACATTGGTGTCATTGTTAGCTTATATAAGCGGTCAATTATATATCACTGACCTCTGTCCAATCAATCAGTGAATCTTATTGAGCTTGTTCATTCTCATGCAGACTCACTGTTCCATCCATCAGCCAGGTCTGGAAGTTCTGTCTGCTTGGCTGTGGTCTCTCCAGGTTCCCCCCACACTGAGCTACGATCCAGTCCACCAGCCGGGCCTCCAGGTCCAGATCATACTTCAGCTCTATCTTTTCCTGCACCTCCTTGCTCAGGCCGTAGCTTGGTCCCCTGTTAGCCATGGCTCCTCCTGTCCTgctcacccagacagacagacagacagacaggcaggcaggccagaCAGACACCCACTGACCAGTCGTCTTCAGCTCCACTGACCAACACCCTGCAGCAGTCACAGTACTGGCAGCCTGCACCTGCTATACAAAGGCAATACATCATGTAGAAAATGGAACGTTGTCGAACACTGTTAAAGCAATGCTGCTGTATTAACATCCAATTCCTGACATCAGAACAATAACTATTGCAAAGTAGTCACATTCTTCATGGTGCATTATAAGggacaacatttatttttattttgatcATTAGCTACATCACCAGTGGTTTACGTGATTTACTTTTCTTTCCTCTGCTTTCTCCCTAATGGCCCTTGTGTCCCTTACAGCACAGACACTAAGCACATCCCCCCAGAGACCCAGATCGCTAGCCTAAATGGGTGTGGTCCGTGGCACCCGTCCCACGCACATTCTCATGAGGTAGCCTATGGTAGCCTGTGAGCGTGCTG
This genomic window from Oncorhynchus gorbuscha isolate QuinsamMale2020 ecotype Even-year linkage group LG07, OgorEven_v1.0, whole genome shotgun sequence contains:
- the LOC124039561 gene encoding transgelin-3-like — its product is MANRGPSYGLSKEVQEKIELKYDLDLEARLVDWIVAQCGGNLERPQPSRQNFQTWLMDGTILCRLINSLYPCGNEPIKKILETQMAFKQMEKISQFLQAAEAYGVLTTDIFQTVDLWEGQDMAAVQRTLMALGSVALTKDDGHYRGDRDWFHRKAQGYRREFSEDQLRQGQRLIGLQMGSNRGASQSGMTGYGSHRQIM